Below is a genomic region from Candidatus Thermoplasmatota archaeon.
GCCCCCGTCATCGCGGCCATCAACAACCTGACGCTCGGCGGCGGCCTTGAGCTCGCGCTCGCATGCGACGTCCGCATCTCCTCCGACCGCGCGCGCTTCGGCCTCCCCGAAGTGAGCCTCGGCCTCATCCCCGCCTGGGGCGGCATCGCGCGCCTTCCGCGCCTCATCGGCGTGGGCCGCGCGAAGGAGCTCATCTTCACCGGCCAGCTCGTGAACGCCCAGGAGGCGAAGACACTCGGCATCCTCAACAAGGTCGTCCCGGACGGCGACGAGCTGCGCGCCGCGATGGACATCGCGAAGCGCATCAGCGTCAAGTCGAGCCCGGTCGCGGTCGCCGCCGCGAAGCGCGCGATCAACGCGGGCATGGGGGAGACGATCGACGTCGCCCTCGCCGCGAGCGAGAAGGAGATGGGCGAGGTCATGACGAGCGAGGATCTGCGCGAAGGCATCAAGGCGTTCACGGAGAAGCGCCAGCCGAGCTTCAAGGGGCAGTGAAGTTCGGGGCCTTACAGCGGTGCACTCCGTGGCGCGCGTTTCACACCGAAGGTCCCGCTGCGGCGGGACCTTCGGCGCGCGCCACTCCGTGCCAGAGGAGGGGCGCTTCGCGCGCCCCTCCTCTGGACTCCTCCCCCAGCGCCAGGGGGCTGCCGCCCCCTGGACCCCCATCCAGACCCGCGTTTGATTCTCGAACCACGTTACCTACCTTACGCGCGCCCTTCGCGTGCGGTGCGGGGGCCCTCAGGGCTGCCTCTCGCGACAGTGAAATTGTGAAACCCGGGCGCGATCACCGGCTGCGGTCCCGCACCCGGTCCCGACACCCGAGCCCCGATGTCACGAGGCGCCCTTGATACCACGGCCGCGTCGCGCGATCGCAGTCGTCGCGCGCGCCGCGCCGCGGGCGTGCGCTGCTCCGGCGTTTGTTCCAGGGCGAGGTTGAAGGGTCACGGACGCGGGGCCGCGCGCGTCACGCGGCGCACTCGTTCCATCGGCCGCACAGGGCGATGCTCGGACGATATGAAGTAGCGAGAGAGTACAAAACCTCTAGAGACGTTGAGGGGCGCGTGAGCGGACCACTGTCCACGCTGGCGGAGCATTTCCGCCGCGTCG
It encodes:
- a CDS encoding enoyl-CoA hydratase-related protein; translated protein: MADFKLIKTKLEDNNAIGVLTLNAPPVNALSITLLKEIQAALDEFQKAKVRAVVVTAAGNNAFCAGADVKEMASLEKDPAKAGEFLGLGNEVFNKIENFNAPVIAAINNLTLGGGLELALACDVRISSDRARFGLPEVSLGLIPAWGGIARLPRLIGVGRAKELIFTGQLVNAQEAKTLGILNKVVPDGDELRAAMDIAKRISVKSSPVAVAAAKRAINAGMGETIDVALAASEKEMGEVMTSEDLREGIKAFTEKRQPSFKGQ